The DNA window GATATGAGTGCGGAAGTTTATACTGTGGTGGATGAAGTCTCAAACCACGAAGTGGCTTATGCCCCGGTGACTTTGCAACTGCGGGCGGAAACACTGGAAGACGTGGTGAGGTTTATTGCCCGGGATGATTTTCGCAAGATAGAAATCATTGACCCGCCTAACCTGGCCCTTACCAAATATGATGTGGAAAGACTGTTGTTCAGGGTAGCCGAAGAAATGAGAATATATCGTGCTTTGTTAGAAAGAAAATATAACAGCCGATAACCCCACATAAAATAAATTGCCGCCGCATATACAATAATTGGTAGGAGGCGGTGGTATGCAAGTAAAAAATAAACTGCGGTACAGCGCTAAAGCAGTTTCCCGTTACCTGTTAATGCCGGTTGCTATACCCGTTGTTATTTTACTGTATTATCATATATGTTTAGCACCGTTCCCTGCTGACCGGCTGATCAACCAGGTGGGGTCGGATGCCCAGACAGTAATGCAGCCGGCTGCAGTGGCGGAGCATGTGTTAATCTTGCAACTAATAAATTTTTCCACTCTGCCCAAGGCGAAGGTGCTGGTTAACGGCCAGGTGAAGGGAGATTTCAGCCACCCCTATGTAACCGTTGCCGTCTGCCAGGGAGATTGTGTGGAGGTTGATACTACCTTTTATGATCATTTAGTCACCATAAAGGTGCTGGACAGCACCAGGCAGGTTATGTCACCTGCCAAAGGAGCGGAATTTACCGGGCGAAAAACGGTAATTGCACTGGGGCATGTGAAGCTGGCCGGCAGGTAGCGGGACGTTGCATTTGCCCACAAGCTGTAATATAATCTAGGCAACCCACAGGGGAATAAGGCTGTTTATACACCTGAGGGTGTTATTTTTTTGGGGGTGTTTGTTTGGTTTATCAAGGAAGCAGGAAGATAGCCAGGGTTGCTATTGAAATGGCCATGACAGAAAGCCGTGAGCAGGAGAAAGAATATAAAATGAAATTTCTCAATGAAGGCATTCGCACTGCTGCGGTGGATTATGGCGGTGATTTTATCTCTTCTGTTAACCGTATCATTGAACGGGCGGTGGTGGCGGCCAAAAGAGAAGGGGTTATTAAAGAAATCCATGCGGACGAAGGTGCCGTGGCGGGTGCCACCAGAGAAGCTCTTTCGATGATTATGCCCAAGGCGGTAGGTTTAAATGTCGGGGGCAAAATCGGCATTGCCCGGCAGGCTGACCATATCAGTGTGGCTGTATTTTTTGGTGTCGGCCTGCTGCATCTTGATGAAGTGGCCATTGGCTTAGGTCACCGGGCTGTTTCAAGCGATTAACAAGGAGGTTGGCAGGATGGCTGGTTTTGTCAGGGGCATCAGAGGAGCCGTTACGGTAGAACGGAACGTGAGCCAGGAAATTATTGAAGCAACCCAGGAACTCATAAAGGCCATTGTTGAGCGCAATCAAATAACCGTTGAGGATATTGGCAGTATATTTTTCACAGTAACGCCTGATTTAAACAGCGAATTTCCCGCCAAAGCAGTAAGGGCCATGGGCTGGCATTATGTACCTTTACTGTGTGCCCAGGAAATAAACGTAGCCGGCTCTTTACCCCGCTGCATCAGGGTGCTGGTGCATGTAAATACCGGTAAGTCACAGCAAGAAATGGTCCATGTGTACCTGCGGGAAGCAGCTCATCTTAGACCGGATCTTATTAAATAAAAAGCAGCAGGCCGGGGGCGGTCTTACCCCCGGCCTGTTGGCATGCTATTTCTCTACGTTATGTCCATAGAAACCCGGGCTGAAGAACAACAAAATAAGAATTAAGAACAGAATAAAGGAGAAATTGCTGCCATAACCGCCGTAGCCGTATCCCATAATATGACCTCCTTGCGTCTTTTGTTTTCCCCACTCCATATTATGGCAATAAATTTGCGAATGTTACTATGTTGAGACCGTTGTTAAGCATTATTTTTCAACATTGTAGCCGTAGAACCCCTGGCCGAAGAGTAACAGGATGAGAATCAGGAATACGATAAAACTCCAGTTACCATAACCATAGCCGCTCATCGTAACGCCTCCCTTAATAGTTTTTGGGTTGCTACCCTGCTAACATAATAAGAAAATGCCTGCAAAAATGTTACACTCCGGGGCATAATTCTTAACAAATGATAAGATTTATCTTTTGACAGCCAGCTGAGCAGGAAAGACACCAAAAACAGCGAAAATATATGGCAAGACCAGACACGGAGGGTTAAACCTTGTCTTCAGATAGATTAGTGAGCAGAAAGAACCGGCAAGCGGATACGGTCGTTAAGGTAGGCCCGGCTGCCTTTGGCGGCGGCAATTTTTCTGTGGTGGCGGGTCCCTGTGCGGTAGAAAACCGGGATGAACTGATCCAGTTGGCCTTGCAATTAAAGGCAAGCGGGGTGCAGATGCTGCGGGGAGGGGTATTTAAGCCGCGCACATCCCCCTATTCCTTCCAGGGCCTGGGCCGGGAGGGCCTGCAATTCCTGGCCGAGGCCAGGGCAGCAGCCCGGCTGCCGGTGGTTACAGAGGTGCTGGATGTGCGGGATTTAGACCTGGTGCTGCAGTATGCAGATATGATTCAAATTGGCAGCCGTAACATGCAAAACTTCGGACTGCTGCGAGAAGTGGGCCGGGTAAAGCATCCGGTCTTGCTGAAAAGAGGTTTGTCCGCCACAATTGAAGAATGGTTGCTGGCGGCGGAGTATATCCTGGCAGAAGGAAACCATCAGGTGGTATTATGTGAAAGGGGTATCCGCACCTTTGAAACCGCCACCCGCAACACCCTTGACATCAGTGCCATCCCCCTGGTGAAACAGCTGAGCCACCTGCCGGTGATGGCAGACCCCAGCCATGCTACCGGCAGAAGGGATTTGGTTGTGCCGGTGGCCAGGGCGGCAGTGCTGGCGGGGGCGGACGGTTTGCTGCTGGAAGTTCACCCGGCGCCGGAAAGGGCCCTTTCAGACGGGGCACAGTCTTTACAGCCGCAGCAGTTGGCCTCATTTATGAATGGTTTGCCCTACTTGCTGCAGGCCAGAGAAAAATGTCAGGCTGCAATATAACCTCTTGGTCAACCGTTGATCAACACCGCTTTGTACATTGTTGAGCCAATAAAGAGCCGGCACCCACGGTGCCGGCTGTTTAACTGTTATGACGGCATACCCAGCTCCCGGGCCAGGGCTGTCCAGGCGGGCAGGGACCGTTTAATTATTTCCATGTCAATGCAGTAGGCCAGCCGGAAGTAGCCCGGTGCACCAAAGCCGCCGCCGGGAACGACCAGTATATTATGCTTGAGTGCTTGGCGGCAAAACTCAATGTCATCCGGCAGGGGGGATTTGGGGAACAGATAAAAGGCCCCTTGGGGTTGCACCATCTGAAAGCCGAGAGAAGTCAGGTGATGATAAAGCAGGTCTCGCTTGGCCTGGTACTCGGCAACATCCACTGATACTCGCTGCAAGCCGGTTACCAAACGCTGCATCAGAGCGGGTGCGTTGACAAACCCCAGGGTGCGGTTGCAAAACACCAGACCTTCCACCAGTGTATCCGCACCCTCAATGCGCGGGCTGACAGCAATATAACCGATGCGTTCCCCGGGTAAAGCCAAGTCCTTACTGTGAGAAGTAACCATTACGGCGTTGGTAATGTATTTAAAAACCGAAGGCACCTGAACCCCGTCGTAAACGATTTTGGCATAGGGCTCGTCCGAAATCACAAAAATCTCCCGTCCGGTTTCCCGGGACTTTTCTTCAACCAGCTGTCCCAGTTGAGCCAGCACTGCCGCCGGGTAGACAACGCCGGTGGGATTATTGGGCGAGTTAATAATAACGGCCCTGGTTTTGTCAGTGATGGCGGCCCGCAGGGCGGGTAAGTCAGGCAGGAAATCCGCACCGGCGGGTACTACCTTGAGGACGCCGCCGTGATTATCCACATAAAATCCGTATTCTACGAAATAGGGCGAAATGGCAATTACTTCTTCGCCCGGGTTTAAGATGGCTTTAAACACCACGTTCAAACCGCCGCCCGCTCCCACGGTCATAACGATATGCCGGGCCGCAAAGGGCAATCCGGATTGTTCGGCCAATACTTCAGCTACCGCAGAACGGGTTTCCGGGTAGCCGGCATTGCTCATATAACGGTGCATACCCGGTTCCGGGTGAAGGGCCAATTTTTTCAATTCCTCACGAAACTGCGGCGGCGGTTCCACCGATGGGTTGCCCAGGGTAAAGTCAAACACCTGATCAGCCCCGTGAATTTTTCTCAAACGATCCCCTTCCTCAAACATTTTGCGAATCCAGGAGGCCCGGTTTAAAAAAGAAGCCACTTTATCTGACAGTACCATTTTGTATACCACTCCTTTCGGCCGCTTGGCCGTTTGTCAACACCATTAAAAAGTAAAGTTATCAAAAGCATACCATTAAGTGACATTTTTTTTCAAGAGAATTGCCAGGTTTCCTCATAAATGATAAGATAAAGTTTGTAGAACGGTATTTTCCATGAAGGACGGTAGAACGGTTAGGAGGGATGGTTATGTCAAATTGATGTCGCCGGCACTCTTAATTAAGGAGTGTTTTTTTATTATTTGCCAGGTCAGGTTATATTAAGGACGGCAGTGCCCTGTACAAATAAGGGGCGGAAGGAGGAGTTGCCATGATTGTAGTAATGAGCCGGCAGGTGCCGGAAGATAATATTGAGGCGGTGTTGGACCGATTAAAAAAGGCCGGGTTTCAGATACATCTTTCCCGGGGGGTAGAGCGCACCATTATCGGGGCCATTGGCGATAAAACCCGCATGGGCGATTTAGCCCTGGAAGCTATGCCCGGGGTGGAAAGTGTGGTACCGATACTGCAACCCTATAAACTGGCCAGCCGGGCTTTTAAGGAACAAGATACAGTGGTTAAAGTGGGCGATCTGGCCATAGGGGGCCAGCATATACATGTAATGGCCGGTCCCTGTGCAGTTGAAAGCAGGGAACAGCTTTTAGAGGCCGCTGCCCTGGTTAAAGCTGCCGGGGCTACCCTGCTGCGAGGCGGGGCCTTTAAGCCGCGCACATCGCCTTATTCTTTTCAGGGTTTAGAAGAAAAGGGGTTACAATATTTAGCTGAAGCCAGGGAAAAAACCGGGCTGAAGATTGTCACCGAAGTCATGGATGCCGGCACGCTGCCCATGGTGGCCGAATATGCCGATATTTTGCAAATTGGCACCAGAAACATGCAAAATTTCTTTCTGTTGCGTGAAGTAGCCCGGGTGGATAAACCGGTTCTGCTGAAGCGGGGCGCCTCGGCCACCGTTGAGGAATGGTTGATGGCGGCGGAATACATTATGGCAGGCGGCAACTACAACGTGATATTATGCGAGCGGGGAATTCGAACCTTTGAAAATTTTACCCGCAATACCTTGGATTTGTCGGCGGTGCCGGTGGTGAAGCATTTATCCCACCTGCCTGTAATTGTTGATCCCAGCCATGCCATCGGCAAATGGCGCTTTGTTCCGCCCATGGCAGTAGCAGCGGTGGCAGCCGGGGCTGACGGCTTACTGATTGAGGTTCACCCTAACCCTTCCGAAGCTCTGTGTGACGGACCGCAATCCCTGACACCGGAAAACTTTCAAACTTTAATGAAGGATGTGCGGCGGGTGGCAGAGGCGATGGGAAGAAGTCTGTAGCAGCGTTTTCCTTATCCATTATGTGCAGGAGGTAATTGTTTGTTTAAAAAGGTTGTCATAGCCGGCGTTGGCTTGATCGGCGGTTCCCTGGGCCTGGCCTTAACCAGAAAAAAATTGGCCCGGGAAGTGGTAGGAGTTGATCCGGACCTGGAAAACCTTAAGCTGGCTGTTTGCATGGGGGCGGTGGGGCGAGCCGGTACCCTGTCTGAGGAGTTGCCCACCGCAGACCTGTTGATCCTGGCCACTCCCATCGGGGTTACCTTGGGCGTGCTGGAAATGGCAAGGCCATATTTAGCGCCGGGTACCATAGTTACCGATGTAGGCAGTGTTAAGGGCAGGCTGGTGGAACGGGCCGAGGCCATGCTGCCCTCCCGGGTATATTTTGTCGGGGGTCACCCGATGGCCGGACGGGAACTGGCAGGGGTGGCGGGAGCCCGGGAGGATCTTTTTACAGGAGCTGCCTATGTTTTAACCCCTACGGCATCAACCAACCCGGCAGCCCTGCACGTGCTGCGCCAATTAGTGCAGGCGCTGGGAGCCATACCCCTTGAGTTGTCCTGCCGGCAGCACGACCGGGCGGTTGCTCTCATCAGCCACTTGCCTCATTTACTGGCAGCCACCCTGGTGAACACGGCGGCCGGGGAAGCTGACTGTGAACTGCTGTTAAAATTAGCGGCCGGCGGGTTCCGGGATACCACCCGCATTGCTGCCGGCAACCCTGCCATGTGGCGGGATATTCTGCTGACCAACCGGGACATGGTTTTACAAGCGGTAAAAAATTTTCGGCAGCAATTAACAACTGTTGAACAAGCCATTCGTGCTTTTGAACGGGAGGAACTGGTACAAAAGCTGGCAGCAGCCAGAGAGATCAGACAAAACCTGCCCGAAAACAGAAAGCATGTGCTGGCTGAACTACATGAAAACGAGGGTTAGTATGGAACTAGTCATCAATCCGGTTCACAAACTCCAGGGAACACTGGCTGTTCCCGGCGACAAATCCATATCGCACCGGGCGGTTATGCTGGGCGCCTTGGCCCAGGGTATTACTGAAATAGATAATTTTCTGATGGGTGAAGACTGCCTGGCAACTGTTCAATGCTTTAAGGCCCTGGGTGTCAACATAGAGGGTCCTGTGGCCGGCAAACTCAGGATTTACGGGGTGGGTCTGCATGGCTTGCGGGAACCGGCAGAGGTACTGGACGCAGGAAATTCCGGCACCACCACCCGCTTACTGATGGGCATTTTGGCCGGGCAGCCTTTCTGCAGCGTGCTTACCGGCGACCAATCCCTGCGGGGACGCCCGATGGCCCGAGTAACCGCTCCCCTGACAGAGATGGGGGCAGTTTTTCTGGGACGGCAGCGTAATAACCTGTTGCCGATGGCGGTCAGGGGCGGGCGGCTACAACCACTGCACTATCAATCGCCGGTGGCCAGCGCTCAAGTGAAATCCGCCATACTTCTGGCAGGTTTGTATGCCGCCGGGGAAACTTCGGTTACCGAACCCAGCCGCTCCCGTGACCATACTGAACGTATGCTGCAGGCTTTTGGTGCGGCTGTAAAGGTAACCGGCAATACCGTAACCCTGCAGGGCTTACCCCGGTTAACAGGACAACAGATAACCGTACCCGGTGATATTTCTTCCGCCGCTTTTTTACTGGTGGCGGCAGCTATTCGGCCGGGGTCCCGGGTTCGCTTGACGGGAGTGGGGATTAACCCCACCAGAGACGGCCTGCTGCAAGTCCTTAAACAAATGGGGGCAAATGCAGAGATTATTAACGAGCGACAGCAGGGCGGCGAACCGGTGGCGGATATCATTATCACCGGCAGTAAGCTGCAAGGCACCCGAATTGCGGGTTCACTGATTCCCCGGCTGATTGATGAGATACCCGTCCTGGCGGTGGCGGCCGCTTACGCCGAAGGACTTACAGAAATACGGGATGCCGCTGAGCTTAAAGTAAAAGAAAGTAACCGCATTGCCACAGTGGCGGGCGAACTTAGAAAATTCGGGGCAGATATTGAGGAGCTGCCGGACGGCCTGCTGATCCGGGGGGGCCGGCCCCTTACCGGTACCACCTGTGAAAGTTACGGAGATCACCGGATTGCCATGGCGATGGCGGTGGCAGGTTTGGGCGCCAGAGGTCAGACTGTTATTCGGGGGGCCCAATGTATTCCGGTGAGTTTTCCTGGTTTCAGTGATGCCTTAAAATTGCTTTCTGTCCAATAATTCAGTCGCTCAGCAAGTGCTGTGACAGGTGTTGTGACAAGTTGCCGGCCGGGTGATCATAAACCACCGGCAAGGTTGGTTAACTTTTTGGCTGATAGAACCTTCTCTGTCAGCTTTTTTATTTTCTCTCGTATCGTCAAAGGCCTTTAGTGGTTAAGCTAATTTCTAGGAATAGCTGCCTAAGTTTTATGGAAAAAAAGGAATTTTCAGCTGAATGTCGAAAAAATTAAATGCTGTTGCAGCTTAGCCCATTATTTTGGAGGTAGCACCGATTGTCACAAAGAGTCTGTATAGCCATTGACGGGCCGGCCGGTGCAGGCAAAAGCACGGTTGCCAAACTGGTAGCCCACAGGTTGGGATTATTATATATTGATACCGGTGCCATGTACCGGGCAGTTACCCTGAAGGCTTTGCGACGGGGAGTAGACCTGAACGATGCCGCTGCCTTAACTGAGTTGGCCAGGGCAACCAATATTCAGCTAATTCCCGGCGTGCGGCAAACAGTATTGCTGGACGGTGAGGATGTTACGGAAGCCATCCGCTCCCCTGAGGTTACCCGTTGTGTTTCTGTGGTGGCGGGAGTGGCAGGCGTAAGGGAGATTTTGGTTGACCGGCAGCGCCAAATGGCCGGTGAGACGGATGTAATTATGGATGGCAGGGATATTGGAACAGTGGTATTGCCTCATGCTACAGCCAAATTTTTTCTCACCGCTTCGGCAGAAGAAAGGGCCCGTCGGCGTGCCAAAGAAATGGCCGAGAAAGGTTATACCGTGGATATAACCGGTTTGATCAAGGAGATCCAGGAAAGAGATTACCGGGACAGTCACCGCAAGGTATCGCCGCTGGTACCTGCTGCTGACGCCGTTATCCTGGACAGTTCCGGCATGACCGTTGATGAAGTGGTTAACCGCATTATTTCCTGGCTTGAGAAGAATCAATAGGAGGATACCATGCTTTATACAGTTCTCCGGGTGATTATCCGCTGGTTGTTGCTGGTGTGGCGCCGCTGGCAGGTAAAGGGAACAGAACATATACCTGCCGGCGGCGGCGTTGTGGTAGTGGCCAATCATGTCAGCAATCTGGACCCGGTGGTTTTAGGATGTGCTCTGACCCGGCGTATTCACTTTATGGCCAAGGTACAGTTATTTAAAGTACCTGTTTTGTCTACCGTTATTACCATGCTGGGTGCATTTCCGGTTAACCGTGATAAAACAGACCGCCATGCTGTTCGCAGGGCCCTGGAGCTTTTGCAGGGCGGCCATATGGTAGGAATCTTTCCGGAAGGAACCAGAAGTAAAACCGGTGACTTACAAAAGCCACACATTGGAGCAGCCATGCTGGCGGTTAAAGCGGATGTGCCGATTCTGCCGGTTTCTTTACAGGGCACCCGCGGTATATTTAATAAAATTACGGTAAACATTGGCGAACCCATCTACCTGCCGGAACTGTGGCGCGGTAAGCCCGGCAAAGCGGAACTGGAGGAGCTTAGCCAACAATTAATGGACAGAATTAAAAATTTAATGAAATAACGGGTAATTTAATAAAAGGACAGAGGGTGGTCTTTATTGAGGTGTTATTGGCCAACAAGGCCGGATTTTGCTATGGTGTAAAGCGCGCCATTGAAATGGCTTTGCAGGCTGCCAGGGTAAAAAAAGCAAACATTTATACCTTGGGGCCGTTAATTCATAACCCACAAGTGGTGCAAGATTTGGCCAGGCAGGGGGTAAAAGAAATAAATGACCTGGCTGAAGTGACAGAAGGCAGCATCATTATCCGATCCCATGGGGTGGGCCCGCAAATTTTTCAGCAAGCCGGAGAAAAAGGCCTGGAAATAATTGATGCAACTTGTCCCTTTGTGGCAAGAGCCCAAAGGGCGGCTCATGCTATGGCCGAGCAGGGCTTGCCTGTTTTCATCCTGGGAGACCCGGGTCATCCCGAGGTGCAAGGTATTCTGGGCTGGGCCATGGGTATGGGTGTGGTAATAGAAAATGCTGATCAATTAAGTCGGGTGGATCACCCTAAGGTAGGGGTCGTGGCACAGACGACGCAGCCTTTGGCTAATTACCTGAAATTGGTTGAAGCGCTTGAAAAACAAGGAGTAGAAGTGGATGCACGCAACACCATTTGCCATGCGACCGGAGAACGCCAGCGCGCTGCCCTGGAACTGGCTCAAAAAGTGGATGTTATGGTTGTGGTGGGCGGCAAAAACAGTGCCAATACCAAA is part of the Desulforamulus hydrothermalis Lam5 = DSM 18033 genome and encodes:
- a CDS encoding HutP family protein, coding for MVYQGSRKIARVAIEMAMTESREQEKEYKMKFLNEGIRTAAVDYGGDFISSVNRIIERAVVAAKREGVIKEIHADEGAVAGATREALSMIMPKAVGLNVGGKIGIARQADHISVAVFFGVGLLHLDEVAIGLGHRAVSSD
- the aroH gene encoding chorismate mutase — translated: MAGFVRGIRGAVTVERNVSQEIIEATQELIKAIVERNQITVEDIGSIFFTVTPDLNSEFPAKAVRAMGWHYVPLLCAQEINVAGSLPRCIRVLVHVNTGKSQQEMVHVYLREAAHLRPDLIK
- the aroF gene encoding 3-deoxy-7-phosphoheptulonate synthase, with translation MSSDRLVSRKNRQADTVVKVGPAAFGGGNFSVVAGPCAVENRDELIQLALQLKASGVQMLRGGVFKPRTSPYSFQGLGREGLQFLAEARAAARLPVVTEVLDVRDLDLVLQYADMIQIGSRNMQNFGLLREVGRVKHPVLLKRGLSATIEEWLLAAEYILAEGNHQVVLCERGIRTFETATRNTLDISAIPLVKQLSHLPVMADPSHATGRRDLVVPVARAAVLAGADGLLLEVHPAPERALSDGAQSLQPQQLASFMNGLPYLLQAREKCQAAI
- a CDS encoding pyridoxal phosphate-dependent aminotransferase, giving the protein MVLSDKVASFLNRASWIRKMFEEGDRLRKIHGADQVFDFTLGNPSVEPPPQFREELKKLALHPEPGMHRYMSNAGYPETRSAVAEVLAEQSGLPFAARHIVMTVGAGGGLNVVFKAILNPGEEVIAISPYFVEYGFYVDNHGGVLKVVPAGADFLPDLPALRAAITDKTRAVIINSPNNPTGVVYPAAVLAQLGQLVEEKSRETGREIFVISDEPYAKIVYDGVQVPSVFKYITNAVMVTSHSKDLALPGERIGYIAVSPRIEGADTLVEGLVFCNRTLGFVNAPALMQRLVTGLQRVSVDVAEYQAKRDLLYHHLTSLGFQMVQPQGAFYLFPKSPLPDDIEFCRQALKHNILVVPGGGFGAPGYFRLAYCIDMEIIKRSLPAWTALARELGMPS
- the aroF gene encoding 3-deoxy-7-phosphoheptulonate synthase, which gives rise to MIVVMSRQVPEDNIEAVLDRLKKAGFQIHLSRGVERTIIGAIGDKTRMGDLALEAMPGVESVVPILQPYKLASRAFKEQDTVVKVGDLAIGGQHIHVMAGPCAVESREQLLEAAALVKAAGATLLRGGAFKPRTSPYSFQGLEEKGLQYLAEAREKTGLKIVTEVMDAGTLPMVAEYADILQIGTRNMQNFFLLREVARVDKPVLLKRGASATVEEWLMAAEYIMAGGNYNVILCERGIRTFENFTRNTLDLSAVPVVKHLSHLPVIVDPSHAIGKWRFVPPMAVAAVAAGADGLLIEVHPNPSEALCDGPQSLTPENFQTLMKDVRRVAEAMGRSL
- a CDS encoding prephenate dehydrogenase; translated protein: MFKKVVIAGVGLIGGSLGLALTRKKLAREVVGVDPDLENLKLAVCMGAVGRAGTLSEELPTADLLILATPIGVTLGVLEMARPYLAPGTIVTDVGSVKGRLVERAEAMLPSRVYFVGGHPMAGRELAGVAGAREDLFTGAAYVLTPTASTNPAALHVLRQLVQALGAIPLELSCRQHDRAVALISHLPHLLAATLVNTAAGEADCELLLKLAAGGFRDTTRIAAGNPAMWRDILLTNRDMVLQAVKNFRQQLTTVEQAIRAFEREELVQKLAAAREIRQNLPENRKHVLAELHENEG
- the aroA gene encoding 3-phosphoshikimate 1-carboxyvinyltransferase, which produces MELVINPVHKLQGTLAVPGDKSISHRAVMLGALAQGITEIDNFLMGEDCLATVQCFKALGVNIEGPVAGKLRIYGVGLHGLREPAEVLDAGNSGTTTRLLMGILAGQPFCSVLTGDQSLRGRPMARVTAPLTEMGAVFLGRQRNNLLPMAVRGGRLQPLHYQSPVASAQVKSAILLAGLYAAGETSVTEPSRSRDHTERMLQAFGAAVKVTGNTVTLQGLPRLTGQQITVPGDISSAAFLLVAAAIRPGSRVRLTGVGINPTRDGLLQVLKQMGANAEIINERQQGGEPVADIIITGSKLQGTRIAGSLIPRLIDEIPVLAVAAAYAEGLTEIRDAAELKVKESNRIATVAGELRKFGADIEELPDGLLIRGGRPLTGTTCESYGDHRIAMAMAVAGLGARGQTVIRGAQCIPVSFPGFSDALKLLSVQ
- the cmk gene encoding (d)CMP kinase, which translates into the protein MSQRVCIAIDGPAGAGKSTVAKLVAHRLGLLYIDTGAMYRAVTLKALRRGVDLNDAAALTELARATNIQLIPGVRQTVLLDGEDVTEAIRSPEVTRCVSVVAGVAGVREILVDRQRQMAGETDVIMDGRDIGTVVLPHATAKFFLTASAEERARRRAKEMAEKGYTVDITGLIKEIQERDYRDSHRKVSPLVPAADAVILDSSGMTVDEVVNRIISWLEKNQ
- a CDS encoding lysophospholipid acyltransferase family protein: MLYTVLRVIIRWLLLVWRRWQVKGTEHIPAGGGVVVVANHVSNLDPVVLGCALTRRIHFMAKVQLFKVPVLSTVITMLGAFPVNRDKTDRHAVRRALELLQGGHMVGIFPEGTRSKTGDLQKPHIGAAMLAVKADVPILPVSLQGTRGIFNKITVNIGEPIYLPELWRGKPGKAELEELSQQLMDRIKNLMK